Proteins from a genomic interval of Chanos chanos chromosome 3, fChaCha1.1, whole genome shotgun sequence:
- the tdgf1 gene encoding teratocarcinoma-derived growth factor 1, which translates to MSRRRLLLSAVVAFQAIEAGSGCSGSECGRNVKYLKQFNEMNAPSAGRQHRDAGSVLPFVGLTGSDKQSRNCCKNGGTCILGSFCACPKHFSGRSCEYDERVRDCGAIPHGEWVQKGCSYCRCGYAVLHCFPKIFSADCDDSQEVLWFHSHAVRMLSTEFLLCLALFLSLLL; encoded by the exons ATGAGCCGGAGGAG ATTACTCCTGTCTGCAGTAGTTGCTTTCCAGGCTATTGAGGCGGGCTCAG GCTGCAGTGGATCAGAATGTGGCAGAAATGTCAAGTACCTGAAGCAGTTCAATGAGATGAACGCTCCTAGTGCGGGACGCCAACATCGCGATGCCGGGTCCGTTTTGCCTTTCGTTGGGCTCACTGGAA GCGATAAACAAAGCCGCAACTGTTGCAAAAACGGCGGAACATGCATATTGGGAAGCTTTTGCGCTTGTCCCAAACACTTCTCGGGACGCAGCTGTGAATATGATGAACGTGTAAG GGATTGCGGCGCTATTCCACATGGGGAGTGGGTCCAAAAAGGATGTTCTTACTGCAGATGTGGATACGCAGTCCTGCACTGTTTCCCTAAAATCTTTAGCGCCGACTGTG aTGACTCCCAGGAAGTTCTGTGGTTTCATTCACATGCAGTCAGGATGTTGTCAACTGAATTTCTTCTGTGTCTTGCACTCTTCCTATCACTTCTCCTCTGA